One genomic region from Gemmatimonadota bacterium encodes:
- a CDS encoding PD40 domain-containing protein produces MSARTRWFGRAAWALVAFAAAAVPLEAQGRGGRGDSDDDDDPPLSLEAARTAEFTATEGTWISLDVSPDGQTIVFDLLGELYTMPITGGTASPLLTGMSFDVQPRFSPDGESVAFISDKSGGDNLWTMRLDHTDTTQVTRGNTSLYLSPEWTPDGQYIVVSRSRGLGGAAQLQMYHAEQRSPLPISGIPPTRKSIGAALSPDGRYLWYAGGTGDWQYNARLPRYQLYRYDRETATSTLMSNRYGSAFRPAISPDGRWLVYGTREDSETGLRKRDLETGEESWLAYPVQRDEQESRAPLDLLPGYAFTPDGASIIASYGGKIWDIPMAGGEATEIPFEVPVELGIGPEVKFAYQIDTTEMVTASQIRSPVASPDGSQVAFTAFDRLWVKDMPDGEARRLTDAGVGEFHPQWSPDGQWIAYVSWDDTDGGHIVKVPAGGGAPTQLTSTAALYSNVAWSPDGERIVASRAAARQLKDASGVFFGPIGGEFVWVSSNGGEATVISPTGFRDVAHFVNDEPDRIYAYSPVEGLVSFRWDGTDVKQHLIVRGPPPRGGLANPHPDEWEFLPRRVFPWRKAPDPTDPDPSAEPGDPPPAGLVMLSPAGDRAFAQIGSDIYIVDLVEGSGGPPLTVMAANEEGAPVPVRKLTDVGGEFPSWAPDGSAVHWAMGNVLFTYDLAEVEAEEEAEEQIGHTRALLRARAMAVTDSLQEKRAEADSLDTDDEDVPEELSAEIIRLAADSVQVEADSLMARADSIRDAAEKVAARAARIRDGDEELLNDSTDTYEAVEQKIEVMLPRDIPRGTVVLRGGRIITMAETPDDTTGAPGAPLIIESGVIVVVDNKITAVGPPDSVEIPEDAEIIDVSGKTLLPGFVDVHYHSMWLIPEIHPEEVWQYLTTLSYGVTTTRDPQTAFTDVLSYTDRVETGGMIGPRVYSTGPGVFIGENIQSADHAKTVLRRYAKYFDTKTLKMYMSGNRQQRQWIIAAALELEIMPTTEGGLDFKLDMTHAIDGYPGIEHALPIAPIYSDVVELFKTSGTTNTPTLLVSYGGPFGENYFYATENVHDDPKLRMFTPEENIDTRTRRRGPGAGGSPGQAGWFLEEEYVFPKHAEFVKKMLEGEARMGVGSHGQLQGLGYHWELRAMGSGGAEPHDVLRAATILGAEAIGFGDQLGSIEEGKFADIVILNSNPLDDLRNTTDIQYVMKDGRLYDGMTLNEVYPTQRVLERQGSVQGAPNTAAGIRR; encoded by the coding sequence ATGAGCGCGCGCACCAGGTGGTTCGGTCGCGCCGCATGGGCTCTCGTGGCGTTCGCGGCGGCGGCGGTTCCCCTCGAAGCACAAGGACGCGGTGGCCGCGGCGACTCCGATGACGATGACGACCCCCCGCTTTCGCTCGAGGCCGCCCGCACCGCGGAATTCACCGCCACCGAGGGCACTTGGATTTCGCTGGACGTGAGCCCGGACGGTCAGACGATCGTTTTCGACCTCCTCGGTGAACTCTACACCATGCCCATCACCGGGGGAACGGCGTCTCCGCTGCTCACCGGAATGTCGTTCGACGTGCAGCCGCGCTTCAGCCCGGACGGAGAGTCTGTGGCCTTCATCTCGGACAAGAGCGGCGGCGACAACCTCTGGACCATGAGGCTCGACCACACCGACACCACGCAGGTCACGCGCGGGAACACATCGCTGTACCTGTCGCCCGAGTGGACGCCCGACGGGCAGTACATCGTAGTGAGCCGCTCGAGGGGCTTGGGCGGTGCCGCTCAGCTGCAGATGTACCACGCGGAGCAGCGCTCTCCGCTTCCGATCTCGGGCATCCCGCCGACGCGCAAGTCGATCGGGGCGGCGCTGAGCCCGGACGGCCGCTACCTCTGGTACGCGGGTGGGACCGGCGACTGGCAGTACAACGCACGCCTGCCGAGGTACCAGTTGTACCGGTACGATCGTGAGACCGCGACGTCGACGCTCATGAGCAACCGTTACGGCTCGGCGTTCCGACCCGCGATTTCGCCGGACGGGCGTTGGCTGGTGTACGGCACGCGCGAAGACAGCGAGACCGGTCTGCGCAAGCGCGACCTCGAGACCGGCGAGGAGTCCTGGCTCGCCTACCCGGTGCAGAGGGACGAGCAGGAGTCGCGTGCTCCGCTCGACCTCCTTCCGGGATACGCGTTCACGCCGGACGGAGCCTCCATCATCGCCTCGTATGGCGGAAAGATCTGGGACATCCCGATGGCTGGTGGAGAAGCGACCGAAATTCCGTTCGAGGTTCCGGTGGAGCTCGGGATCGGCCCCGAGGTGAAGTTCGCCTACCAGATCGACACGACCGAGATGGTGACCGCTAGCCAGATCCGGAGCCCGGTCGCTTCCCCGGACGGGAGCCAGGTCGCCTTCACCGCGTTCGACCGCCTGTGGGTGAAGGACATGCCCGACGGCGAGGCACGCAGGTTGACCGACGCGGGCGTCGGTGAGTTCCACCCTCAGTGGTCGCCCGACGGGCAGTGGATCGCTTACGTCTCCTGGGACGACACCGATGGTGGTCATATCGTGAAGGTGCCGGCCGGCGGAGGTGCGCCGACGCAACTCACGAGCACTGCGGCTCTGTACTCCAACGTCGCCTGGTCACCCGACGGCGAGCGGATCGTCGCGTCTCGGGCTGCGGCACGTCAGTTGAAGGACGCGTCCGGAGTCTTCTTCGGACCGATCGGAGGTGAGTTCGTCTGGGTGTCGAGCAACGGCGGCGAGGCCACGGTGATCTCTCCGACCGGGTTCCGGGACGTCGCGCACTTCGTGAACGACGAGCCGGATCGCATCTACGCATACAGCCCCGTGGAGGGCCTCGTATCGTTCCGCTGGGACGGGACGGACGTGAAGCAGCATCTCATCGTTCGTGGACCGCCCCCGCGGGGCGGCCTCGCCAACCCGCATCCGGACGAGTGGGAGTTCCTTCCACGCCGCGTTTTCCCGTGGCGGAAGGCACCCGACCCGACCGACCCTGACCCCAGCGCAGAACCTGGCGATCCGCCACCGGCCGGGCTGGTCATGCTCTCGCCGGCGGGCGACCGAGCCTTCGCACAGATCGGGAGCGACATCTATATCGTCGACCTCGTCGAAGGCTCCGGCGGGCCTCCGCTCACGGTGATGGCGGCAAACGAGGAAGGCGCCCCCGTGCCGGTCCGGAAGCTGACCGACGTGGGCGGTGAGTTCCCGTCCTGGGCGCCGGACGGTTCGGCCGTCCACTGGGCGATGGGCAACGTGCTCTTCACGTACGATCTCGCCGAGGTCGAGGCCGAAGAGGAAGCGGAAGAACAGATTGGCCACACGCGAGCGTTGCTGCGTGCCCGCGCGATGGCTGTCACGGACTCGCTGCAGGAAAAGCGCGCCGAAGCCGACAGCCTCGACACGGATGACGAGGACGTTCCAGAGGAGCTCAGCGCCGAGATCATCCGGCTTGCGGCAGACTCGGTGCAGGTCGAAGCAGACTCGCTGATGGCACGCGCAGACTCGATCCGTGACGCGGCCGAGAAGGTCGCGGCCCGTGCCGCACGGATTCGTGACGGCGACGAGGAGCTGCTCAACGACTCGACCGACACATACGAGGCCGTCGAACAGAAAATCGAGGTGATGTTGCCTCGAGACATCCCCAGGGGCACGGTCGTGCTGCGCGGCGGACGCATCATCACGATGGCGGAGACGCCCGACGACACGACGGGAGCGCCGGGAGCGCCGCTCATCATCGAGAGCGGCGTCATCGTGGTGGTCGACAACAAGATCACCGCGGTGGGGCCGCCGGACTCGGTAGAGATCCCCGAAGATGCCGAGATCATCGACGTCTCGGGCAAGACGCTCCTGCCCGGCTTCGTCGACGTCCACTACCACTCGATGTGGCTGATTCCCGAGATCCATCCGGAGGAGGTGTGGCAGTATCTGACCACGCTCTCCTACGGTGTCACGACCACGCGGGACCCGCAGACGGCGTTCACCGACGTCCTCAGCTACACCGATCGGGTCGAGACCGGTGGGATGATCGGGCCGCGCGTGTACTCCACGGGCCCGGGCGTCTTCATCGGCGAGAACATCCAGAGCGCCGACCATGCGAAAACGGTGCTCCGGCGGTACGCCAAGTACTTCGATACCAAGACGCTCAAGATGTACATGTCGGGGAATCGCCAGCAGCGACAGTGGATCATCGCGGCCGCGCTCGAGCTCGAGATCATGCCGACCACCGAGGGCGGTCTCGACTTCAAGCTGGACATGACACACGCGATCGACGGCTATCCGGGCATCGAGCACGCCCTGCCCATCGCGCCGATCTACAGCGACGTGGTCGAGCTCTTCAAGACGTCAGGGACCACCAACACACCCACGCTGCTCGTATCGTATGGAGGGCCGTTCGGGGAGAACTACTTCTACGCGACCGAGAACGTTCACGACGACCCGAAGCTGAGGATGTTCACCCCCGAGGAGAACATCGATACTCGGACGCGGCGTCGCGGACCCGGCGCGGGTGGCTCACCCGGCCAGGCTGGTTGGTTCCTCGAGGAGGAGTACGTCTTCCCAAAGCATGCCGAGTTCGTGAAGAAGATGCTCGAGGGTGAGGCCCGCATGGGTGTGGGTAGCCACGGTCAGTTGCAGGGTCTCGGATACCACTGGGAGCTACGTGCCATGGGCTCGGGCGGAGCCGAGCCACACGACGTGCTCAGGGCCGCCACGATCCTCGGCGCCGAGGCGATCGGCTTCGGCGACCAGTTGGGAAGCATCGAGGAAGGCAAGTTCGCCGACATCGTGATCCTCAACTCCAACCCGTTGGACGACCTGCGCAACACGACCGACATCCAGTATGTGATGAAGGACGGTCGCCTCTACGACGGCATGACGCTGAACGAAGTGTACCCGACCCAACGGGTGCTGGAGCGGCAGGGTTCCGTCCAGGGGGCGCCGAACACCGCGGCAGGCATCCGACGGTAG
- a CDS encoding long-chain-fatty-acid--CoA ligase yields the protein MRGRMMQTPLLISSLIEHAGRVYGSQEIVSRTVEGPIHRYSWLDARNRSRQLAQALEAHGISAGDRIGTLAWNTYRHLELYYGISGMGAVCHTLNPRLHATELVYIVNHAEDRILFLDLTFVPLAEAVADKLPGVERYVVLTDSEHMPETTLVNAVAYEDFIAEPDGEYEWPVLDENDAAALCYTSGTTGHPKGALYSHRSTVLHAYGVAMPDVFDMRPSTCVLPIVPLFHACSWGLAYAAPLTGAKVVFPGPRYDPEALTELMTTESVNYCAGVPSVFIPLVQYWRDHGNRPPSLTMAVMGGTAPPPSLCAALEEEFGIEFRHAWGMTETSPLGSINTLMPEHRELPLEERRLFQTKQGRPPFGIEIRIVDEEGNRLPHDGIAFGELQVRGPWVIHSYFKDDESRLTEDGWFPTGDVATIDSQCYIHITDRSKDLIKSGGEWISSIDVENTAMDHEDIVMAAVIGIPDEKWDERPIMIAVAAPGSNPSKESVLEHLAATLAKWQLPDEVIFVDELPMGATGKVQKSKLREQYAGN from the coding sequence ATGCGCGGCCGAATGATGCAGACCCCTCTTCTCATCTCGTCCCTCATCGAGCACGCGGGTCGGGTCTACGGCAGCCAGGAAATAGTCTCGCGCACGGTCGAAGGGCCGATTCACCGATATAGCTGGCTGGACGCCCGGAACCGGTCTCGCCAACTCGCCCAGGCACTCGAGGCGCACGGCATCTCCGCTGGAGACCGGATCGGGACGTTGGCCTGGAATACGTATCGGCACCTGGAGCTCTATTACGGAATCTCCGGCATGGGCGCGGTATGCCACACACTCAACCCGCGTCTGCACGCCACGGAGCTCGTCTACATCGTGAACCACGCGGAAGACCGGATCCTCTTCCTCGACCTGACCTTCGTGCCGCTCGCCGAAGCCGTCGCCGACAAGCTCCCGGGTGTCGAGCGGTACGTCGTGCTCACCGACTCGGAGCACATGCCGGAGACCACGCTCGTGAATGCGGTCGCGTACGAGGACTTCATCGCCGAACCCGACGGTGAGTACGAGTGGCCGGTCCTGGACGAGAACGACGCAGCGGCACTCTGTTACACGTCGGGCACGACCGGCCATCCGAAGGGCGCGCTGTACAGTCACCGTTCGACGGTCCTTCACGCGTACGGGGTCGCGATGCCCGACGTCTTCGACATGCGTCCGAGCACGTGCGTGCTACCGATCGTGCCGCTTTTCCACGCGTGTTCGTGGGGGCTCGCCTATGCGGCGCCCCTGACCGGCGCCAAGGTGGTCTTCCCGGGGCCGCGGTACGACCCTGAAGCGCTCACCGAGCTCATGACGACCGAGAGCGTGAACTACTGCGCCGGCGTGCCATCCGTTTTCATCCCGCTCGTGCAATACTGGCGTGACCATGGGAACCGGCCGCCTTCGCTGACCATGGCGGTCATGGGAGGCACGGCCCCACCCCCGTCGCTCTGTGCCGCACTCGAGGAGGAGTTCGGAATCGAATTCCGTCACGCCTGGGGCATGACCGAGACGAGCCCGCTCGGCTCCATCAACACGCTCATGCCGGAACATCGCGAGCTGCCGCTCGAGGAGCGCAGGCTCTTCCAGACCAAGCAAGGCCGTCCGCCGTTTGGGATCGAGATCCGCATCGTGGACGAGGAAGGAAATCGTCTCCCGCACGACGGCATCGCATTCGGAGAGCTTCAGGTCCGCGGCCCGTGGGTGATCCACAGCTACTTCAAGGACGACGAGTCGCGGCTCACGGAGGACGGCTGGTTCCCCACGGGCGACGTCGCTACGATCGACTCACAGTGCTACATCCACATCACCGACCGGAGCAAGGACCTCATCAAATCCGGGGGCGAGTGGATCAGCTCGATCGACGTCGAGAACACAGCGATGGATCACGAGGACATCGTGATGGCCGCCGTCATCGGCATCCCGGATGAAAAGTGGGATGAGCGCCCAATCATGATCGCCGTGGCCGCGCCCGGCTCGAATCCGAGCAAGGAGAGCGTGCTCGAGCACCTTGCCGCTACGCTTGCAAAGTGGCAGCTCCCCGACGAGGTCATCTTCGTGGATGAGCTGCCGATGGGCGCGACGGGGAAAGTGCAAAAGTCGAAGCTGCGCGAGCAGTACGCTGGGAACTGA
- a CDS encoding glutamate-5-semialdehyde dehydrogenase: MAVSAATSVELLIPDLARRARAASRELATTSGEQRRVALEAMADALAAAADQIVAANALDLAAADAAGVSSAMRDRLVMDHDGVARLTDAVREIADQPDPLGEVTDELVRPNGLAVSRVRIPLGVVAMIYESRPNVTADAAALCLKAGNASILRGGKEALHSNRAIAEALRAGLDTTDVPADVIQLIPVADRAAVDILLEQDQYIDLVIPRGGEGLIRTVTEKSRIPVLQHYKGVCHVYVDASADARMATSIVSNAKVQRPGVCNALETLLVHQTAAPDLLPGIAEALTDSGVELRGCERTRELLGDVVVPASEADWDAEYLDLILAVRIVDDLAAAIEHIDNHGSSHTEAIVTSDDAAAQAFVSAVQAGTVLVNASTRFADGGELGLGAEIGISTSKLHAFGPMGARELTTRKFVVRGTGQIRS; this comes from the coding sequence GTGGCGGTCTCGGCGGCTACCTCGGTCGAGCTGCTGATCCCGGACCTGGCGCGCAGGGCCCGCGCGGCCAGCCGGGAGCTGGCGACGACCTCGGGCGAGCAGCGCCGCGTGGCGCTCGAGGCCATGGCGGACGCCTTGGCTGCCGCGGCCGATCAGATCGTGGCAGCCAACGCGTTGGACCTCGCGGCCGCCGACGCGGCTGGGGTCAGCTCCGCGATGCGTGACCGCCTGGTCATGGACCATGACGGTGTCGCTAGGCTGACAGACGCGGTGCGGGAGATCGCGGATCAGCCGGACCCGCTCGGCGAGGTCACCGACGAGCTCGTGCGACCCAACGGACTCGCCGTGAGCCGCGTGCGCATCCCCCTGGGGGTCGTGGCCATGATCTACGAGAGCCGGCCCAACGTTACGGCGGACGCCGCGGCGCTCTGTCTGAAGGCCGGTAACGCCTCCATCCTCCGTGGCGGCAAGGAGGCTCTCCACTCGAATCGTGCGATCGCCGAAGCCCTTCGCGCCGGGCTCGACACGACCGACGTCCCGGCCGACGTGATCCAGCTCATCCCCGTAGCGGATCGCGCCGCGGTCGACATTCTACTCGAGCAGGATCAGTACATCGATCTCGTGATCCCGCGCGGCGGCGAGGGGCTGATCCGTACAGTGACGGAGAAGAGCCGAATTCCGGTGCTTCAGCACTACAAGGGCGTGTGCCACGTCTACGTCGACGCTTCGGCCGACGCGCGGATGGCGACCAGTATCGTGAGCAATGCCAAGGTGCAACGTCCCGGCGTGTGCAACGCTCTCGAGACCCTCCTGGTCCATCAGACGGCCGCTCCGGACCTCCTACCCGGCATCGCCGAGGCGCTGACGGACTCTGGGGTGGAACTACGCGGGTGCGAGCGCACTCGAGAGCTGCTCGGTGACGTCGTGGTGCCGGCGAGCGAGGCGGACTGGGACGCGGAGTACCTGGACCTGATCCTCGCTGTGCGCATCGTGGACGACCTGGCTGCGGCGATCGAGCACATCGACAATCACGGCTCGTCCCACACCGAAGCGATCGTGACGTCGGATGATGCCGCGGCGCAAGCGTTCGTGTCGGCGGTTCAGGCGGGCACGGTGCTCGTCAACGCGAGCACACGCTTTGCCGACGGAGGTGAGTTGGGGCTCGGCGCCGAGATCGGGATCTCCACGTCGAAGCTGCACGCGTTTGGACCGATGGGTGCCCGTGAACTGACAACCCGGAAGTTCGTCGTAAGGGGCACGGGTCAAATCCGAAGCTGA
- the proB gene encoding glutamate 5-kinase produces MRPQAGHRPTNRHNAPSRHKPKRVVLKLGSRTLTAGGGELCADTLARVASSVTDATDTEVVIVSSGAVAAGFRVLGFDAPPEAVRDRQAAAAVGQTRLMSMWEAVFRDRGRDVAQLLLTNDCLADRRRYVTVRDAFTALLDRGVIPIVNENDTVSVAEIMVGDNDNLAAITAALVDADLLVLLTDVAGVFPRDPRLHPDLQPIPFARSAAELKELCFKKASRGSIGGMVTKLEAAERAGRYGIPTVIASGTNGDTIAAVLHGDEVGTYIAPAAEPLRARQHWMAVQRRLEGGLVVDDGAVSAIRGRASLLPRGIVEVVGRFRKGDLVSVVDRAGVERARGIVRFDDRDVERIRGLHSRDLERALGREVGAVVMRSDRMFIIDDEKG; encoded by the coding sequence ATGAGGCCCCAAGCGGGGCACCGGCCGACGAACCGGCACAACGCACCCTCGAGGCACAAGCCGAAGCGCGTCGTCCTGAAGCTGGGGAGTCGCACCCTCACGGCGGGCGGCGGCGAGCTGTGCGCCGACACGCTCGCCCGAGTGGCGTCCTCGGTCACCGACGCGACGGACACCGAAGTCGTCATCGTTTCGAGCGGTGCGGTTGCGGCCGGCTTTCGCGTGCTCGGATTCGACGCACCGCCCGAGGCGGTACGGGACCGTCAGGCCGCGGCGGCGGTGGGGCAGACCCGGCTCATGAGCATGTGGGAAGCAGTCTTCAGGGACCGAGGTCGCGACGTCGCGCAGCTCCTGCTCACCAACGATTGTCTCGCGGATCGTCGCCGCTACGTCACCGTCCGAGACGCCTTCACGGCGCTGCTCGATCGCGGAGTCATCCCGATCGTGAACGAGAACGACACAGTGAGCGTGGCCGAAATCATGGTCGGTGACAACGACAACCTCGCGGCCATCACGGCAGCTCTGGTGGACGCGGATCTTCTTGTGCTCCTGACGGACGTCGCGGGTGTATTCCCCCGCGACCCGAGGCTCCACCCCGACCTGCAGCCGATTCCTTTCGCACGCAGTGCGGCGGAGTTGAAAGAGCTCTGCTTCAAGAAGGCGTCTCGCGGGTCGATCGGGGGAATGGTCACCAAGCTCGAGGCCGCGGAGAGGGCGGGCAGGTACGGGATCCCGACCGTTATCGCCTCCGGTACGAATGGGGACACGATCGCGGCGGTTCTTCACGGCGACGAGGTCGGCACCTACATCGCCCCCGCAGCCGAGCCGCTCCGGGCACGCCAGCACTGGATGGCCGTGCAGCGTCGACTCGAAGGCGGCTTGGTGGTCGATGACGGTGCCGTGTCTGCCATCCGTGGGCGGGCGAGCCTCCTGCCCCGTGGCATCGTCGAGGTCGTGGGCCGCTTCCGGAAGGGAGATCTGGTCTCGGTGGTCGATCGTGCGGGGGTGGAGCGGGCGCGCGGTATCGTCCGCTTCGACGACCGAGACGTCGAGCGCATCCGCGGGCTGCACAGCAGGGACCTCGAGCGAGCGCTTGGAAGAGAGGTCGGCGCCGTAGTCATGCGAAGCGATCGCATGTTCATCATCGACGACGAGAAGGGTTAG
- a CDS encoding type II toxin-antitoxin system Phd/YefM family antitoxin, which translates to MDQPSNDVELTLSEARADFSSLCKRVREENLRVVVTRWGRPMAVLVSPQEAKDVQTSLRFKKPRGIYAVSK; encoded by the coding sequence ATGGATCAACCTTCAAACGATGTGGAGCTCACCCTCAGCGAGGCTCGAGCGGACTTTTCCTCGCTCTGTAAGCGGGTGAGAGAAGAGAATCTCCGGGTCGTGGTGACCCGATGGGGGAGGCCTATGGCCGTCCTCGTCTCGCCACAGGAAGCCAAGGACGTTCAGACCTCCCTACGCTTCAAGAAACCACGAGGGATCTACGCCGTAAGCAAGTAA
- a CDS encoding putative Ig domain-containing protein, translated as MTTPINAPSLNLIVVIALLLLSPLSVEAQAERTMIARVTLEITILSPLEITTRSPISIGTVGAVYSQTLAAAGGEGIYTWTLANGSTLPAGLMLNAATGEISGTPTAAGTTSFEIELTSGAPPPAAGRLAITSLSRDVASTAGGTVLFVNGAGFDAAQNPVVAFGGTNATSTTFVSGYQLSVVVPPHAVGETDVTVTQGVDVGTLTNVLPGGGAFEFLPAPTVTYVTHDFEDGTEGGFIKAQTEGGFVTIGNYGVSVSGSMSALATTTSGAGLWGLDYHYSSPTQPPLEPTGLYQRWYVQVDQATLDASNRPGGAQIKLLLNRDAITGSAPSWLHMGIGTDFGGPALGVVVFADANTGWLEGIGPPPNGPSWPEFVMQADTWVEFETWFYRDTITGRGHIRLWINGKLEVEASDTSLGTNSSTDKLMWAFGGAWQRSQTKGDLMRMYIDDPAAANGFIDPVVL; from the coding sequence ATGACTACGCCCATCAATGCGCCATCGCTCAACCTCATAGTGGTCATAGCGCTCCTGCTCCTCAGCCCACTGTCGGTAGAGGCACAAGCGGAGCGAACCATGATTGCCCGCGTCACTCTGGAAATCACGATACTGTCACCCCTAGAGATCACGACCCGCTCCCCGATATCGATCGGTACGGTTGGCGCGGTCTACAGCCAGACGTTGGCCGCCGCAGGCGGTGAGGGCATCTACACCTGGACGCTGGCTAACGGGTCCACACTGCCCGCCGGCCTCATGTTGAACGCGGCCACGGGCGAGATCAGCGGCACGCCCACGGCAGCTGGTACGACGAGCTTCGAGATCGAACTCACCAGCGGCGCACCTCCGCCGGCTGCTGGTCGGTTGGCGATAACCAGCCTATCGAGAGACGTTGCATCGACCGCGGGCGGTACCGTGCTGTTTGTGAACGGAGCTGGATTCGACGCGGCGCAGAACCCCGTGGTGGCATTCGGCGGCACCAATGCGACGTCTACCACCTTCGTCAGTGGCTACCAGCTCAGTGTTGTGGTCCCACCTCACGCGGTTGGCGAGACCGATGTGACAGTCACGCAGGGAGTGGATGTGGGCACCCTGACAAATGTCCTGCCCGGCGGTGGGGCCTTCGAGTTCCTACCGGCCCCGACGGTCACGTACGTCACGCACGATTTCGAGGACGGCACGGAAGGAGGGTTCATCAAGGCACAGACAGAGGGTGGGTTCGTCACCATCGGCAACTATGGTGTTTCAGTGTCCGGCTCAATGTCGGCGTTGGCTACCACCACCTCTGGTGCGGGGTTGTGGGGACTCGACTACCACTACTCATCGCCGACTCAGCCGCCGCTCGAACCAACTGGGCTCTACCAACGCTGGTACGTGCAAGTGGACCAGGCAACGCTTGACGCGTCGAACAGGCCCGGAGGAGCTCAGATCAAGCTCTTACTCAATCGGGACGCGATTACAGGCAGCGCACCGAGTTGGCTGCACATGGGGATCGGGACCGACTTCGGTGGTCCGGCATTAGGCGTGGTGGTGTTTGCTGACGCGAACACGGGCTGGCTGGAGGGCATCGGTCCTCCGCCCAACGGGCCGTCATGGCCTGAATTCGTCATGCAGGCGGACACGTGGGTGGAATTCGAGACCTGGTTCTACCGAGACACGATCACGGGTCGCGGCCATATTCGCCTTTGGATCAACGGAAAGCTCGAGGTTGAGGCTTCCGATACCAGCCTGGGGACCAACTCATCCACGGACAAGCTGATGTGGGCGTTCGGCGGTGCATGGCAGCGGAGCCAGACGAAGGGGGACCTGATGCGCATGTATATCGACGACCCGGCGGCCGCCAACGGCTTCATTGATCCTGTCGTACTCTGA
- a CDS encoding PLP-dependent transferase gives MRSSRSPSASRPYSKFLNGHSDVVGGAVVSKGPELLERIAWWANCLGVTGAPFDSYLTLRGVRTLQARSRVHEENALAVVEALNGHTAVKALYHPSLPGHPGHEVAARQQLGWGSLVSFELHGGRAGVDAFLDGLEHHTLAESLGGVESLIAHPATMTHASMDEDARAIAGISEGLLRLSVGIEDATDLVADLRAALARAQEVACAAV, from the coding sequence ATGCGTTCCTCAAGGAGCCCGAGCGCGTCTCGTCCGTATTCGAAGTTTCTGAACGGGCACAGCGACGTGGTCGGCGGAGCGGTCGTCTCGAAGGGGCCTGAGCTGCTCGAGCGGATCGCATGGTGGGCGAACTGCCTGGGTGTCACCGGGGCCCCGTTCGATTCCTATCTGACACTCCGAGGCGTTCGTACGCTCCAGGCACGGTCGCGCGTCCACGAGGAGAATGCGCTCGCGGTTGTGGAAGCGCTCAACGGACACACCGCCGTGAAGGCGCTCTATCACCCGAGTCTACCCGGCCATCCCGGACACGAGGTCGCGGCTCGCCAGCAGCTCGGGTGGGGGAGCCTCGTCAGCTTCGAGCTCCACGGCGGCCGGGCGGGGGTAGATGCCTTCCTGGACGGGCTGGAGCACCATACGCTTGCGGAATCACTGGGAGGTGTGGAGAGCCTCATCGCGCACCCCGCGACGATGACGCACGCGTCGATGGACGAGGACGCGCGCGCGATTGCGGGCATCAGCGAGGGGCTGCTGCGTCTCTCTGTCGGTATCGAGGATGCCACCGACCTCGTCGCGGACTTGCGAGCTGCGCTTGCCCGAGCACAGGAGGTCGCGTGCGCTGCGGTGTGA